A stretch of the Bacillus sp. FJAT-18017 genome encodes the following:
- a CDS encoding ComEA family DNA-binding protein, whose protein sequence is MGIENKSAAWKIVHSWWVLLPFTLMFNWAAFFYVGYRVKYKKWSLYGILYAIPFILLFTLGEAYDRNAWQNDVLDFALVVGWIASVIHAFKIRKEFLWRLEAIQAREPEEEMRLRGQIQSEYGIRLNRQSQEGFKRPAGEDSVVRPSTVDGNGSASETFTRNLSKDDRQGRGDTRAAEPRGEESSGYRPRTVEHVGAAETSAGKAASTANPSFPYLVDINRADEKELAQLPGIGIILAKKAVAERSKTGGFRSYDEFSELLGLKPHIAERVRPLVTVSDVGEFTPNRGGRMVDF, encoded by the coding sequence ATGGGAATAGAAAATAAGAGCGCTGCCTGGAAAATTGTCCATTCCTGGTGGGTATTGCTGCCGTTTACACTCATGTTCAACTGGGCCGCGTTTTTTTATGTTGGCTACCGGGTTAAGTACAAGAAATGGTCATTATATGGAATTTTATATGCTATTCCTTTTATCTTATTGTTTACATTGGGGGAAGCTTACGATAGAAATGCGTGGCAAAATGATGTATTGGATTTTGCGTTGGTTGTCGGCTGGATAGCATCGGTGATTCACGCCTTTAAAATACGGAAGGAATTCTTGTGGCGCCTTGAAGCTATCCAAGCAAGAGAGCCTGAAGAGGAAATGCGGCTGCGCGGACAGATCCAATCGGAATATGGTATCCGGCTCAACCGGCAATCACAGGAAGGTTTTAAACGTCCGGCTGGCGAGGATTCGGTTGTAAGACCAAGCACAGTTGATGGAAATGGTTCAGCTTCAGAAACGTTTACTCGTAATCTTTCAAAGGATGATAGACAGGGGCGGGGAGATACACGCGCTGCGGAACCCCGAGGTGAGGAGTCCTCTGGATACAGACCTCGTACCGTGGAACACGTTGGTGCTGCCGAGACTTCAGCAGGTAAGGCAGCTAGTACGGCCAATCCTTCTTTCCCCTATTTGGTTGACATCAATCGGGCTGATGAAAAGGAGCTTGCCCAGCTTCCTGGCATTGGGATTATTTTAGCAAAAAAAGCTGTTGCCGAGCGTTCCAAGACCGGTGGATTCCGGTCATACGATGAATTTAGCGAACTGCTGGGACTGAAGCCGCATATTGCTGAACGGGTGCGCCCGCTCGTGACCGTATCCGATGTTGGGGAATTTACTCCTAATCGGGGTGGACGGATGGTTGACTTTTAA
- a CDS encoding 4Fe-4S single cluster domain-containing protein: MKLRIHQFIPFTRVEGPGNRACLQVQGCPIHCPGCAVPFTWSTKGGFDVEVDELFQQIIDGPDIEGITFLGGEPFEQAGALAELGGRLKAEGLSVMTFSGYVLENIQAADRDDWNALLGVTDLLIDGPFVRERRDLSRPWVGSANQRYHFLTERYAHLKDVLTNTPNRLEINIKPDGRVFANGMATVEDMEALFKDLIR, translated from the coding sequence ATGAAGCTGCGTATACACCAATTCATTCCGTTTACTCGTGTTGAAGGGCCAGGCAATCGGGCTTGCCTCCAGGTGCAGGGCTGTCCGATCCATTGCCCCGGATGTGCAGTTCCGTTCACCTGGTCGACGAAGGGCGGATTTGATGTTGAAGTTGACGAGCTTTTTCAACAGATTATTGATGGTCCGGATATAGAAGGAATCACCTTCCTCGGCGGTGAACCGTTCGAGCAGGCCGGTGCGTTGGCGGAGCTTGGCGGAAGGTTGAAGGCTGAAGGGCTTTCGGTAATGACGTTTAGCGGGTATGTGCTTGAGAACATACAGGCGGCTGACCGGGATGATTGGAATGCGCTGCTAGGGGTGACGGATTTACTGATTGATGGCCCTTTTGTGCGGGAAAGACGGGATTTAAGCCGCCCCTGGGTTGGGTCAGCCAATCAGCGCTATCATTTCCTGACAGAGCGGTATGCCCATTTGAAGGATGTTTTGACGAATACTCCGAATCGGCTTGAGATTAACATCAAGCCGGATGGCCGGGTATTTGCGAATGGAATGGCAACTGTTGAAGACATGGAGGCGCTGTTCAAGGATTTAATTCGATGA
- a CDS encoding DUF2997 domain-containing protein → MPKQLKVQIFSDGQIQAEVLGIKGKKCMDYIKILEELLEAEVVDSEYTSEYYEKEQVELEGTEWTINRQIAKEER, encoded by the coding sequence TTGCCAAAACAGCTTAAGGTTCAGATTTTCAGCGATGGCCAAATTCAGGCCGAGGTCCTTGGGATAAAGGGTAAGAAATGCATGGATTATATTAAGATACTTGAGGAATTGCTTGAGGCCGAGGTGGTGGATTCCGAGTATACTTCCGAGTACTACGAGAAAGAACAGGTTGAACTGGAAGGAACTGAATGGACTATCAACCGCCAGATCGCAAAGGAGGAACGTTAG